One genomic segment of Bacteroidota bacterium includes these proteins:
- a CDS encoding helix-turn-helix transcriptional regulator, with amino-acid sequence MISEHDILNLFGENVRKYRRILDISQEELAHRADLHRTYIGMIERAEKNITLVNMQKIANALEVNIEDLIKDSNHGKKAN; translated from the coding sequence ATGATTTCAGAACACGACATACTAAATTTATTCGGAGAAAACGTCAGGAAGTATAGACGTATTCTTGATATTTCCCAAGAAGAACTTGCACATCGTGCAGACCTTCATAGGACATATATTGGTATGATTGAACGAGCTGAAAAAAATATCACACTCGTAAATATGCAAAAGATTGCTAATGCTTTAGAAGTCAATATTGAAGACTTAATTAAAGATAGTAATCATGGCAAAAAAGCAAATTAA